The following are from one region of the Apteryx mantelli isolate bAptMan1 unplaced genomic scaffold, bAptMan1.hap1 HAP1_SCAFFOLD_63, whole genome shotgun sequence genome:
- the LOC136996641 gene encoding olfactory receptor 10K2-like, which yields MENDSQSLATDFIFLGFSNLAELQKLLFVVFLLLYLVTLSTNATIMTIIRLDPSLHTPMYFFLSVLSFLETCYTFVIVPKMLVDLLAERKAISFLGCAVQMYFFLFLGCSHSFLLATMGYDRFVAICHPLHYNSIMTRRVCVQLVIASALIGLLAAQADTTLIFCLPFQASRKLNHFFCDIAPVLSVAFADTSLSESVVFTLAIFVLLIPLMLILISYLFILFTILKIPSAAGRRKAFSTCSAHLMVVVVHYGCASSIYLRPNASYSSDQDAVISVAYTILTPLLNPMIYSLRNKDVKMALRKSLRKNRLSQKDFH from the coding sequence ATGGAAAATGACAGCCAAAGCCTGGCCACGGACTTCATCTTCCTGGGGTTCTCCAacctggcagagctgcagaagctgctctttgtggtctTTTTGCTGCTCTACCTGGTCACTCTGAGCACAAACGCCACTATCATGACCATCATAAGGCTTGATCCGAGCCTGCACAcgcccatgtacttcttcctctctgtcttgTCGTTTCTGGAGACTTGCTACACCTTTGTCATTGTCCCCAAGATGCTGGTAGACTTGCtggcagagaggaaagccatttccttcctgggctgtgctgtgcagatgtacttcttcctcttcttggggTGTTCCCACTCCTTCCTCCTGGCCACCATGGGCTACGATCGCTTCGTGGccatctgccaccccctgcactACAACAGCATCATGACTCGGCGAGTGTGTGTTCAGCTGGTGATCGCTTCTGCTCTCATTGGCTTGCTGGCCGCCCAGGCCGATACCACCTTGATATTTTGCTTGCCCTTCCAGGCCTCCAGGAAACtcaaccatttcttctgtgacATCGCCCCGGTCCTCAGTGTGGCCTTTGCTGACACCAGTCTCAGCGAGTCCGTTGTCTTCACGCTGGCCATCTTCGTCCTTCTGATCCCGCTGATGCTGATCCTTATTTCGTACCTCTTCATCCTCTTCACCATCCTGAAGATCCCCTCAGCCGCAGGCAggcgcaaagccttctccacctgcagcGCTCACCTGATGGTGGTGGTCGTGCACTACGGCTGTGCCTCCTCCATCTACCTGAGACCCAATGCCAGCTACTCATCGGACCAGGATGCGGTGATCTCAGTTGCCTACACCATTCTCACCCCGCTGCTCAACCCCATGATTTACAGCCTCCGGAACAAGGATGTCAAAATGGCGCTTCGAAAATCCCtcagaaaaaacagactttctcAGAAAGATTTCCACTGA